In one window of Pseudodesulfovibrio sediminis DNA:
- a CDS encoding M23 family metallopeptidase translates to MLFRNYHIVVFKDKQGTCKKFQLKGWFIVALFFLTVSMAAGNVVLWKKYAQHARVEQGLSIAEKTVQEQKTQLLSLSQKITAIQKNLGRIRDFDSKLRVMINLDQDGSQASAPKGGSTNENFSKDYLPLYRQELLARKMHEFLRQLNMEARLEEVRQQEIMHTLRNNKSILEATPSIWPTSGWVTSGFAWRTSPFTGKREFHKGIDISAPRGTPIYAPARGTVTFSGRDGSYGLSIRLKHNASLATRFAHLHRIAIKSGQVVTRGELIGYVGNTGRSTGPHLHYEVRLNGVPVNPKRYILN, encoded by the coding sequence ATGCTTTTCAGAAATTATCATATAGTCGTATTCAAAGACAAACAGGGAACTTGCAAAAAATTCCAACTGAAAGGTTGGTTTATTGTTGCGCTTTTCTTCCTTACAGTCTCTATGGCCGCCGGCAATGTTGTTCTCTGGAAAAAATATGCGCAGCATGCCCGAGTCGAGCAAGGCCTTTCGATCGCAGAAAAGACTGTCCAGGAACAAAAAACCCAGCTTCTCTCCCTTTCCCAAAAAATTACCGCAATTCAAAAGAACCTCGGTCGTATTCGGGACTTTGATTCCAAACTCCGTGTCATGATCAATCTCGATCAGGACGGCAGTCAGGCATCGGCCCCCAAGGGTGGATCTACCAACGAGAATTTCTCAAAGGACTACCTCCCCTTGTATCGCCAGGAACTTCTGGCTCGCAAAATGCACGAGTTTCTTCGTCAGTTGAATATGGAAGCCCGGCTTGAGGAAGTACGTCAGCAGGAGATCATGCATACCCTGCGGAACAACAAAAGCATCCTTGAAGCCACCCCTTCCATCTGGCCTACTTCCGGTTGGGTAACATCTGGCTTCGCCTGGAGAACGTCTCCCTTCACCGGCAAAAGAGAATTCCACAAAGGCATTGATATTTCCGCACCGCGCGGCACGCCGATCTACGCTCCGGCCCGAGGCACTGTGACCTTTTCCGGTCGTGATGGTTCATACGGCTTATCCATCAGACTCAAACACAATGCCAGCCTGGCTACCCGTTTTGCGCATCTGCACCGCATTGCCATCAAATCCGGCCAGGTGGTCACCAGAGGCGAACTCATCGGTTATGTCGGCAATACTGGGCGAAGCACTGGCCCGCACCTTCATTACGAAGTTCGCTTGAATGGCGTTCCGGTCAACCCCAAACGGTATATACTTAACTAG
- the fliR gene encoding flagellar biosynthetic protein FliR, translated as MDFFGFNPSNILSFFLTLFRISVVLFLMPFFGGKSIPNLVKGAVMLVLSMALWPKLSFPGSMMPVGWDIVIMFIGELLLGLILGMLINFLFAAVQLGGQIVGFQMGFSMVNVVDPITGTSNAVTAHFLYMCTMLTFLVLNGHLFLINAMAMSFDYIPPGGLLLSQNLVTNLLDFSNIMFVLAIKIAAPIMAALFLVDLALALISRAAPQMHVLVLGFPIKITVGFFFLGFIFTIMSQYVGDFLTTWNHMNENILKLGSPLNF; from the coding sequence ATGGACTTTTTTGGATTCAACCCGAGTAACATACTCAGCTTTTTTCTCACACTGTTCAGAATCAGTGTGGTCCTCTTCCTGATGCCTTTTTTCGGAGGAAAATCCATCCCGAATCTGGTCAAAGGCGCAGTCATGCTCGTGCTCTCAATGGCTCTTTGGCCAAAGCTCTCCTTTCCCGGTTCAATGATGCCGGTAGGGTGGGACATAGTCATCATGTTCATCGGCGAACTTCTGCTCGGCCTCATCCTTGGCATGCTCATCAACTTTCTGTTTGCTGCGGTACAACTTGGTGGCCAGATTGTCGGCTTCCAGATGGGCTTTTCCATGGTCAACGTTGTTGATCCTATCACCGGCACAAGCAACGCCGTCACGGCTCACTTCCTCTACATGTGCACCATGCTGACCTTTCTTGTTTTGAATGGGCATCTCTTTCTCATCAACGCCATGGCCATGAGTTTTGACTACATCCCTCCCGGAGGTCTTCTCCTGAGTCAAAATCTCGTTACCAATCTCCTTGATTTTTCCAATATCATGTTTGTACTGGCCATCAAGATTGCCGCTCCGATCATGGCTGCCCTCTTCCTGGTCGACCTTGCATTGGCCTTGATCTCCAGAGCAGCACCGCAAATGCATGTCCTGGTTCTCGGATTTCCAATCAAAATCACTGTTGGATTTTTCTTTCTCGGATTTATTTTTACCATCATGTCACAGTACGTCGGCGACTTTCTCACCACGTGGAACCATATGAATGAAAACATCCTGAAACTCGGTTCTCCCCTGAACTTCTAA
- a CDS encoding YkgJ family cysteine cluster protein, with amino-acid sequence MSETAFECRMCGHCCHGKGGIVMTDKDQKRLAETLGITVAELIEKYTEERGDKLHLTVGEDLYCIFFKDGCSVHPGRPDICRAWPYFRGNLIDEMSWEMIQEYCPGVNPKAGHKEFVRQGREYLHKEDLLRYDPETSPNALISEE; translated from the coding sequence ATGAGTGAAACAGCCTTTGAATGCCGCATGTGCGGGCATTGTTGTCACGGTAAAGGTGGGATTGTCATGACCGACAAAGACCAGAAACGCCTTGCTGAAACGCTTGGCATTACCGTTGCCGAGTTGATTGAAAAATACACAGAGGAACGTGGCGATAAACTACACCTCACTGTCGGCGAAGACCTGTACTGCATCTTCTTCAAAGACGGATGCAGCGTGCATCCGGGCCGTCCCGATATTTGCAGGGCATGGCCCTATTTCCGAGGCAACCTCATTGACGAAATGAGCTGGGAGATGATTCAGGAATACTGTCCCGGTGTGAACCCCAAGGCCGGGCACAAGGAATTCGTACGTCAGGGACGTGAGTATTTGCACAAGGAAGACCTTTTGCGCTATGATCCTGAAACTTCGCCAAATGCATTGATTTCAGAAGAATAA
- the hisH gene encoding imidazole glycerol phosphate synthase subunit HisH: MLAIFDYKAGNQTSVRRALTHLGIPNEITNDPEILNSASGIIFPGVGAAGQAMEELHSGGLDEVIKGLIWQKKPVLGICVGCQILLDYSEENDTKALEVIPGECRLFNPSWMDYEDNTIRVPHMGWNQVEMVKECELFTGIDPDADFYFVHSYFPHPDKEFIIGTTRYGIDFCSVHGRQGLWAVQFHPEKSGRPGLQMLKNFYNYCEEAANAE, encoded by the coding sequence ATGCTCGCCATATTTGACTACAAAGCGGGAAACCAGACCAGCGTTCGCAGAGCGCTGACGCACTTGGGCATTCCCAATGAGATTACAAACGACCCGGAGATCCTGAACTCGGCTTCAGGTATCATATTCCCTGGAGTCGGAGCCGCAGGTCAGGCCATGGAAGAACTCCATTCCGGTGGCCTCGATGAAGTCATCAAGGGACTCATCTGGCAGAAAAAACCGGTACTTGGAATCTGTGTCGGTTGTCAGATCCTGCTTGATTACTCAGAGGAAAATGACACCAAGGCATTGGAAGTCATCCCGGGAGAATGCCGCCTGTTCAACCCCTCATGGATGGATTACGAAGACAACACGATTCGTGTCCCGCATATGGGCTGGAACCAGGTCGAAATGGTGAAAGAGTGTGAACTCTTTACCGGCATCGATCCTGATGCAGATTTTTATTTCGTACATAGTTACTTCCCGCATCCAGACAAGGAATTTATCATTGGCACGACCCGATACGGCATAGATTTCTGTTCCGTACATGGACGCCAGGGATTGTGGGCTGTCCAGTTTCACCCGGAAAAATCCGGTCGACCAGGCCTCCAGATGCTGAAAAACTTCTACAACTACTGCGAGGAGGCCGCCAATGCTGAGTAA
- the flhB gene encoding flagellar biosynthesis protein FlhB → MIGQEDPSKTEKATGKRRDKQRNDGNVAKGEEISKVMVLLAGVVSLRIFIGYYYEQFYEIYHWTFSEAINLQVDKNMAYTLFVWGLKKMAILTVPFMLVIAFVAWLTGRLQVGPLWTTKPLKPKFDKLTNIMGGLKKLMLSPDTLIKLAKSLLQALAVGIAPYIVIKQEMPNLLPLFHANVHGIIAFLLSSGYRMACYALVPMIIIAIVDLVYQRWNYEEQIKMTKDEVKDERKQAEGDPKVKQKQRAKMMEMMASRMFQDIPKADVVITNPTHFAIALQYDAMVAPAPRVLAKGVNRLAERIKEVAREHSIPIEQNAPLAQALYKQVEIGDTIPEELFQAVAAILAKLEKFKSR, encoded by the coding sequence ATGATAGGCCAGGAAGATCCAAGTAAAACCGAAAAAGCCACTGGAAAACGACGCGATAAACAGCGAAATGATGGCAATGTCGCCAAGGGAGAAGAAATCTCCAAGGTGATGGTCCTGCTTGCGGGTGTCGTCTCACTCCGCATTTTCATCGGCTATTATTACGAACAGTTTTACGAAATCTATCATTGGACCTTCTCAGAAGCCATCAATCTGCAAGTTGACAAGAACATGGCCTATACCCTGTTTGTCTGGGGTTTGAAAAAAATGGCTATCCTGACGGTGCCTTTCATGTTGGTGATCGCCTTTGTAGCCTGGCTCACCGGTCGATTGCAGGTCGGCCCACTGTGGACGACAAAACCCCTCAAACCCAAATTCGACAAACTCACAAACATCATGGGCGGCTTGAAGAAGCTCATGCTCAGTCCGGATACCCTCATCAAGCTGGCAAAAAGCCTCCTTCAGGCATTGGCCGTGGGTATCGCGCCCTACATCGTCATCAAACAGGAAATGCCCAACCTGCTCCCCCTATTTCACGCCAATGTCCATGGCATCATCGCATTTCTTCTCTCTAGCGGATACAGAATGGCCTGTTATGCACTCGTGCCCATGATCATCATAGCCATCGTCGATCTGGTGTACCAACGCTGGAATTATGAAGAGCAGATCAAAATGACCAAGGACGAGGTCAAAGACGAGCGCAAGCAGGCCGAGGGTGACCCCAAGGTCAAACAGAAACAACGTGCAAAAATGATGGAAATGATGGCGTCCAGAATGTTTCAGGATATCCCCAAAGCTGATGTCGTCATCACCAACCCCACTCATTTTGCCATAGCCCTTCAATATGACGCCATGGTCGCACCAGCTCCACGAGTTCTTGCAAAAGGCGTTAACCGTCTCGCAGAACGAATCAAGGAAGTTGCACGAGAACACTCCATTCCCATTGAACAGAACGCCCCCTTGGCACAGGCTTTGTATAAACAAGTCGAGATCGGGGATACTATCCCGGAGGAACTGTTTCAAGCAGTGGCAGCGATTCTGGCAAAGCTGGAAAAATTCAAGAGTCGCTAG
- the moaC gene encoding cyclic pyranopterin monophosphate synthase MoaC — protein sequence MANGFSHMDNDGNARMVDVSAKNDSQRTAIVRCLVRVSPATLALLMENALPKGDVLTTAKIAGIQAAKRTADLIPMCHPLPISYVDIRFTVHEETATIEIECEVRTTYKTGVEMEALIGVQTAAATIYDMCKAVQKDIVIDSCRLVFKSGGKSGTFTAE from the coding sequence ATGGCTAACGGTTTTTCTCATATGGATAATGATGGCAACGCCCGCATGGTGGATGTCTCGGCCAAAAATGATTCCCAACGCACGGCCATTGTGCGGTGTTTGGTCCGGGTTTCTCCTGCGACTCTTGCGCTTCTCATGGAGAACGCGTTGCCCAAGGGCGATGTGCTGACGACTGCCAAGATCGCCGGCATACAGGCCGCCAAGAGGACTGCCGATCTTATTCCCATGTGTCATCCTCTCCCGATAAGTTATGTCGACATTCGGTTTACCGTGCATGAAGAGACGGCAACCATTGAAATCGAATGCGAAGTACGCACCACCTACAAGACTGGCGTGGAAATGGAGGCCCTGATAGGTGTCCAGACTGCCGCTGCCACCATTTATGATATGTGTAAGGCGGTTCAGAAGGATATCGTTATTGATTCCTGTCGTCTTGTTTTCAAATCAGGTGGGAAAAGCGGTACCTTCACTGCCGAATAA
- a CDS encoding DUF4340 domain-containing protein, with protein MKRTLYIILLLLVVASAVGVYWYVSREARNSDVSEWLSRSLDGVASMHAQGVDGSYTLQRVKGERRWEVLASGLSWNVKTRGMRGKIDNYFSRLSVLTPLRVFGDYVSGKGAKYGLDEAEFKIILQFVDETKLPLTIRFARGVGGRVFGWNSENPTFVYEFDPAVLGQFAFSAPYFFDARVFNFVEKDVSQVQLVQSFGSSWLVRKQGEKYIFSLPGYLKGKDAAGSEIELYIHTLALLRASKMILAPVAVEKSISALTIKVLSRGRKEPDVVEFFTIEDDPSMYMGKSSWLPIPFLLDVESVSQLVRSAFDVQNRTVVDFDIGSVASFVVDHGEHRYIIVRKDEGWRVRGGEKNIPGIDMSLWRFTNLTFEALPLNNLSDTAVKVMRCQLLDSDGKLIQAMNFYVDPNLPTGQCWMKSGDGMYYPVSSRLLRDLQGMFPTGNGNK; from the coding sequence TTGAAACGGACTCTGTATATCATACTCTTGTTGCTGGTTGTCGCTTCGGCAGTTGGCGTCTACTGGTATGTTTCACGGGAGGCTCGTAATAGTGATGTGTCAGAGTGGCTCTCAAGATCGCTTGATGGTGTCGCATCCATGCATGCGCAAGGCGTGGATGGATCATACACATTACAAAGAGTAAAAGGCGAGAGGCGATGGGAGGTTTTGGCTTCCGGTCTCTCATGGAATGTTAAAACCCGTGGCATGCGCGGGAAGATTGACAATTATTTTTCCCGGCTGTCGGTGTTGACCCCCCTGCGTGTCTTTGGAGATTACGTTTCGGGAAAAGGGGCGAAATATGGTCTGGATGAGGCTGAGTTCAAGATCATCCTGCAGTTTGTTGATGAAACCAAACTGCCGCTGACCATTCGTTTTGCTCGGGGAGTAGGGGGCAGGGTTTTTGGATGGAATTCGGAAAACCCGACTTTTGTCTATGAATTCGATCCGGCAGTACTTGGGCAGTTTGCCTTTTCGGCGCCATATTTTTTTGATGCCAGGGTGTTTAATTTTGTTGAGAAGGATGTGTCCCAAGTACAGCTTGTCCAATCGTTCGGATCGAGCTGGCTGGTTCGGAAGCAGGGTGAGAAATATATTTTCAGTCTGCCTGGCTACCTGAAGGGGAAGGACGCAGCCGGCTCTGAGATAGAGCTGTATATCCATACCTTGGCCCTGCTTCGTGCGAGCAAGATGATCCTGGCTCCGGTTGCGGTTGAAAAGAGTATTTCGGCTTTGACCATCAAGGTGTTGAGCAGAGGCAGGAAAGAGCCGGATGTCGTCGAGTTCTTTACTATAGAAGATGACCCCAGTATGTATATGGGGAAATCATCCTGGCTGCCCATTCCGTTCTTACTTGATGTCGAATCGGTCAGCCAATTGGTACGGAGCGCGTTTGATGTACAAAACAGAACTGTGGTTGATTTCGATATCGGTTCAGTAGCCAGTTTTGTTGTCGATCACGGAGAACATCGTTATATCATTGTAAGAAAAGATGAAGGATGGCGTGTTCGCGGGGGAGAAAAGAACATTCCCGGCATTGACATGTCACTCTGGAGATTTACTAATTTAACATTTGAGGCTCTGCCTCTCAACAACCTGTCCGATACGGCCGTTAAGGTGATGCGATGTCAGCTTTTGGACAGTGACGGGAAATTGATACAGGCGATGAACTTTTACGTTGATCCGAATCTGCCCACGGGGCAGTGCTGGATGAAAAGCGGTGACGGGATGTATTATCCTGTTTCCAGCCGTTTGTTGAGAGACCTGCAAGGCATGTTTCCAACAGGTAACGGCAATAAATAG
- a CDS encoding CoA-binding protein produces the protein MLIDMQELAPLLREVKTIAVIGAVDKPGRPVDMVGHALISMGFTVIPVHPKRRGVWGLTTYPTVNDIPIPVDMVDIFRASEFCPAHAREVLDMSPLPKIFWMQSGITSPEAQKILADSGITVVEDRCTKVEMQAMGIHR, from the coding sequence ATGCTGATCGACATGCAAGAGCTAGCTCCCCTTCTCCGTGAGGTCAAGACGATAGCGGTTATAGGGGCAGTGGATAAACCCGGGCGCCCGGTTGATATGGTGGGACACGCCCTTATTTCAATGGGATTCACTGTCATTCCGGTACACCCCAAACGCCGGGGCGTGTGGGGACTGACCACATATCCGACTGTCAACGACATCCCTATTCCAGTGGACATGGTGGACATCTTTCGGGCTTCGGAATTCTGCCCGGCGCACGCACGGGAAGTGCTCGACATGAGTCCCCTGCCAAAAATTTTCTGGATGCAATCAGGAATAACCAGTCCTGAAGCGCAAAAAATCCTCGCCGATTCCGGCATTACGGTTGTTGAAGACCGCTGTACCAAAGTTGAAATGCAAGCAATGGGAATACATAGATGA
- a CDS encoding DnaJ domain-containing protein translates to MNLQECLKTLDLKSGASLDEVKSAFRKLAFKYHPDLNSSPIAAVKFREINEAYVTAKGLLPNGAPTSERSKPQNEGPTASKEQGAKAYASQQKKSAPGKPRHTRSTRAKNQKYYYKEEEVLKTILGDPFAKKVFEDIYSQIRKEKPDYKGPLELKKRKLQLHWGERTLNLDFSKGLREWLKSQMDYEQTVHFPAKHLLPGRKIRITVDQKFTKKPRTIEVTLPHDFVVGRPIRLKGLGRKLGPIAGDLLLRILSK, encoded by the coding sequence ATGAATCTTCAGGAATGTCTCAAAACACTCGACCTCAAATCAGGAGCATCCCTGGATGAGGTCAAATCGGCATTCCGCAAGCTCGCCTTCAAATACCACCCGGACCTGAATTCCAGCCCGATCGCTGCCGTCAAATTCCGGGAAATCAATGAAGCCTATGTCACGGCAAAGGGATTGCTACCAAATGGAGCGCCCACATCCGAAAGATCAAAACCCCAGAACGAAGGACCGACTGCCAGCAAAGAGCAAGGCGCCAAAGCCTATGCCAGCCAGCAAAAGAAGTCCGCCCCGGGCAAGCCGCGACACACCAGATCGACCCGCGCCAAAAATCAGAAGTATTATTATAAGGAAGAAGAAGTTCTCAAGACTATTCTTGGCGACCCTTTTGCCAAAAAAGTCTTTGAAGACATATACAGCCAGATTCGAAAGGAAAAGCCTGATTACAAAGGGCCATTGGAGTTAAAAAAACGAAAACTCCAGCTTCACTGGGGCGAACGGACGCTCAACCTCGACTTCTCCAAAGGCCTAAGAGAATGGCTAAAGAGTCAGATGGACTATGAACAAACCGTTCATTTCCCAGCGAAACACCTTCTTCCCGGTCGAAAAATTCGGATTACTGTTGATCAGAAATTCACGAAAAAACCACGCACGATTGAAGTCACCCTGCCCCACGACTTCGTAGTAGGACGCCCGATTCGACTCAAAGGCCTCGGCAGAAAACTGGGTCCCATAGCTGGCGATCTCCTCCTCCGCATACTGAGCAAGTAA
- a CDS encoding tRNA lysidine(34) synthetase: MASWGKLTFAQKKCVSATGKLMQQTEMVSPGSRIGMAISGGVDSFLMLKVLTIRQAIMPFPVELMVLHINPGFDATSHAPLVDWCAENGLSAHIELTDFGPRAHTEENRKNSPCFYCAMQRRKRLFELCRDYDLTHLAFGHNADDNVVTFFMNIFQNGRVAGLGVNEPFFDGKLQVIRPTMLLDKKTVITASKQWELPIWKNICPSNGETKRDEIHDWLKSMWKNDKRIKNNVFNAITRQQVDLTRKKV; encoded by the coding sequence ATGGCCTCATGGGGCAAACTTACTTTTGCGCAAAAAAAATGCGTGTCCGCCACAGGCAAACTCATGCAGCAAACCGAAATGGTCTCCCCCGGTTCCCGTATCGGGATGGCCATATCCGGCGGCGTTGACAGTTTTCTCATGCTCAAGGTGCTCACCATCCGCCAGGCCATCATGCCCTTTCCTGTCGAATTAATGGTGTTGCATATCAATCCGGGCTTTGACGCGACTTCGCACGCACCGTTGGTTGACTGGTGCGCCGAAAACGGCCTCTCCGCCCACATAGAGCTCACGGATTTCGGCCCCCGCGCCCACACCGAGGAAAACCGCAAGAACTCCCCTTGTTTCTACTGCGCCATGCAACGGCGCAAACGACTCTTCGAACTATGCCGAGACTATGACCTGACGCACTTGGCATTCGGCCATAACGCCGACGACAACGTCGTGACGTTTTTCATGAATATCTTCCAAAACGGCCGCGTTGCGGGCCTTGGTGTCAATGAACCATTTTTTGACGGCAAACTTCAGGTCATCCGCCCGACCATGCTGTTGGATAAAAAAACCGTCATAACAGCATCGAAACAATGGGAATTGCCCATCTGGAAAAACATATGCCCTTCGAATGGAGAGACAAAACGCGATGAAATTCATGATTGGTTGAAGAGCATGTGGAAAAATGATAAACGTATAAAAAACAACGTGTTCAATGCAATAACTCGCCAACAGGTTGACTTGACAAGAAAAAAAGTCTAG
- the hisF gene encoding imidazole glycerol phosphate synthase subunit HisF has product MLSKRVIPCLDVRNGRLTKGIKFEGNVDIGDPVETAKKYYEEGADEIVFYDITASHEARGIFLDVVEKVASQIFIPFSVGGGINSVDDMRDVLVAGAEKVSVNSGAVKNPDIISEGAARFGSQCVVLGMDVKRVDVSEEIPSGFEIVIHGGRKYMGLDALEWAKTGEALGAGEICLNSIDADGVKQGYDLELTRLIAESVTIPVIASGGAGNPQHMVDAVTEGKATAALIASIVHYGEYTIPELKEYMAKKGVQTRSVW; this is encoded by the coding sequence ATGCTGAGTAAGCGAGTCATCCCCTGCCTTGACGTCCGTAACGGTCGCCTGACCAAGGGCATCAAATTTGAAGGCAACGTGGACATTGGCGATCCTGTTGAAACAGCCAAGAAATACTACGAAGAAGGTGCCGATGAAATCGTTTTCTACGATATCACCGCTTCCCATGAAGCCCGAGGCATTTTTCTGGACGTGGTTGAAAAGGTCGCATCACAGATATTCATCCCCTTCTCTGTAGGAGGCGGCATCAACTCTGTTGATGACATGCGCGATGTACTCGTTGCCGGCGCGGAAAAAGTGTCTGTCAACTCCGGTGCGGTCAAGAACCCGGACATCATCAGCGAAGGGGCCGCTCGATTCGGCTCCCAATGCGTTGTACTCGGAATGGACGTCAAACGCGTTGATGTTTCAGAAGAAATTCCCTCCGGATTTGAAATCGTCATTCACGGCGGCCGCAAATACATGGGATTAGATGCTCTGGAATGGGCCAAAACCGGTGAAGCGCTTGGAGCCGGAGAAATCTGCCTCAACTCAATTGACGCGGATGGCGTCAAACAGGGATATGATCTGGAACTTACCCGCCTGATAGCCGAATCCGTAACCATACCGGTCATCGCATCCGGCGGAGCAGGCAATCCCCAGCACATGGTTGACGCTGTTACCGAGGGCAAAGCCACGGCCGCGCTTATCGCTTCCATTGTTCACTATGGAGAATACACCATCCCGGAACTCAAAGAATACATGGCCAAGAAAGGAGTGCAGACCCGCTCGGTCTGGTAA
- the rpoZ gene encoding DNA-directed RNA polymerase subunit omega — protein sequence MARITVEDCLAQVSNRFLITQMGIKRVKQYREGYEPLVESNNKEIVNSLREIAAGKVVPDGPIPGVNLENDTPEKA from the coding sequence ATGGCACGAATTACTGTAGAAGATTGTCTGGCACAAGTGAGTAACCGTTTTCTTATTACCCAGATGGGCATCAAACGCGTGAAGCAGTATCGCGAAGGATACGAGCCTCTGGTTGAGTCCAACAACAAGGAAATCGTCAACTCTCTGCGTGAAATTGCCGCAGGCAAAGTTGTCCCCGATGGTCCTATCCCCGGAGTCAATCTCGAGAACGACACACCTGAAAAAGCCTAA
- the dnaJ gene encoding molecular chaperone DnaJ: MSKRDYYEVLGVAKSASQGEIKTAYRKLAFKFHPDRNQDDPEAESKFKEAAEAYEILGNDEKRQTYDRFGHEGMNGNGFSGFSSNEDIFGAFSDIFGEVFGFSSAGRGANRPRAGSDLRYNLEISFREAAKGAEVNIEIPVETTCESCDGSGAAPGSSKETCPQCGGAGTMQQSQGFFRISVPCPRCHGAGQIISDPCDECLGRGTVIKDKDLSVRIPAGVDNNSRLRLRGEGEAGINGGPPGDLYVVIHVAPDDIFERHGQNLIISREISMVQATLGHRLEVPTLDEPVNLDIPSGTQSGEVFRLRELGLPHLGSTHKGDLLIEVKVKTPTRVTSRQEALLREFAEIEEVESGKLTNKAKDFFKKAKDKVMGE, from the coding sequence ATGTCCAAACGCGATTACTATGAAGTCCTGGGCGTCGCTAAGAGCGCCTCTCAGGGTGAGATCAAGACGGCTTATCGAAAGTTGGCTTTCAAGTTCCATCCCGACCGCAATCAGGATGACCCTGAAGCTGAATCAAAGTTCAAGGAAGCCGCTGAGGCGTATGAGATTCTCGGTAATGACGAGAAACGGCAGACCTATGATCGATTTGGCCATGAAGGCATGAACGGCAACGGTTTTTCCGGTTTTTCGAGTAACGAGGATATTTTCGGCGCTTTCAGTGATATCTTTGGTGAGGTTTTTGGTTTTTCCAGTGCCGGACGCGGGGCCAACCGTCCCCGGGCTGGTTCTGACCTTCGATACAACCTTGAAATCTCTTTCCGCGAGGCGGCCAAGGGCGCTGAGGTCAATATTGAGATTCCGGTTGAGACGACCTGTGAGTCCTGTGATGGCAGTGGGGCGGCCCCCGGGTCATCCAAGGAAACCTGCCCCCAGTGCGGCGGCGCAGGAACCATGCAGCAGTCTCAGGGGTTTTTCCGTATCTCTGTACCGTGTCCCAGGTGTCATGGTGCGGGGCAGATCATCAGTGACCCCTGTGACGAGTGCCTTGGACGCGGTACGGTCATCAAGGACAAGGACTTGTCCGTTCGTATTCCTGCCGGTGTGGACAATAATTCCCGCCTGCGTCTTCGTGGCGAAGGTGAAGCCGGTATCAACGGCGGGCCTCCAGGCGATCTGTATGTTGTCATTCATGTGGCGCCTGATGATATCTTTGAGCGGCATGGTCAGAATCTGATCATCAGTCGTGAAATTTCCATGGTCCAGGCCACTCTCGGACATCGCCTTGAAGTGCCGACTCTGGATGAGCCTGTCAATCTGGATATTCCCAGCGGCACGCAAAGTGGCGAGGTCTTTCGACTTCGCGAATTGGGCCTGCCGCATCTTGGGTCCACCCATAAGGGCGACCTCCTGATTGAGGTCAAGGTCAAGACGCCGACTCGCGTGACTTCAAGACAGGAAGCGCTCCTGAGGGAGTTTGCCGAGATTGAAGAGGTTGAATCCGGCAAGTTGACCAACAAGGCAAAAGATTTCTTCAAGAAAGCCAAAGACAAGGTGATGGGAGAATAG